From a single Fulvivirga ulvae genomic region:
- a CDS encoding alpha-L-fucosidase — MKKDISRYIRRSIVALAFVLCILPYPNQAQQKYTDDWQTLRERPYPKWFKEAKLGIFIHWGLYSVPAYSAKNSYSEWFLKGLQSGDSTRTTFMKKAYGDGFTYNDFAPLFKAELFDAAQWAELFKASGARYVVMVSKHHDGYCLWPSKYARNWNSVEIGPKRDIVGELTSAVRSEGLKMGLYYSLPEWNHPLHRWDTDPHRNIGNYVEQHMIPQFKELVSTYKPSLIFADGEWFNTAEEWHSAELISWYYNLMGEEAVVNNRWGSGSDIGFLTPEYSAGLEAMERPWAEVRSLSRSFGLNRNEGLNDYMAPRELIHFFTTTVANGGGLILNVGPGADGMIPLLQQERLLQLGEWLKINGEAIYGAEMNSKTSEKYEAKLSRVEANINFDLVRDTPGYPVKEDNFTAVWQGYIQPEYSETYSFSAEADDAIKVWIDGKLVVDTEADNVSPIKLKAGKRYAFKAQYHESTHDASARLFWASKSQGEGVVPSDSFYKSDQGDEHGLAATYSSEREWLLYTRNHNNLYAIALEWPESELALKLPEPKPNTKISLLGREGYLSWQYDQGTLTIDVSEIGYNDIPGKYAWTFKIEDYQ; from the coding sequence ATGAAGAAAGACATTTCCCGATATATCAGAAGATCTATAGTTGCCCTGGCCTTCGTGTTGTGCATACTTCCATACCCTAACCAGGCACAGCAGAAATATACCGATGATTGGCAAACCCTGCGCGAACGCCCATATCCCAAGTGGTTCAAAGAGGCCAAACTTGGCATCTTTATTCATTGGGGACTGTATTCTGTGCCCGCATACTCTGCAAAGAACAGCTACAGCGAATGGTTTTTGAAAGGGTTGCAAAGTGGTGACTCCACACGGACTACGTTCATGAAGAAAGCCTATGGTGATGGCTTCACCTACAACGATTTTGCTCCGCTGTTTAAAGCAGAACTGTTTGATGCGGCACAGTGGGCGGAGCTGTTTAAAGCTTCCGGCGCTCGTTACGTGGTGATGGTTTCCAAACATCACGATGGCTATTGTCTCTGGCCCAGCAAATATGCCCGGAACTGGAATAGCGTAGAGATAGGCCCAAAGCGCGATATAGTAGGTGAACTTACCAGTGCTGTGAGATCAGAAGGACTGAAAATGGGGCTTTACTACTCCCTGCCGGAATGGAACCACCCGTTGCACCGCTGGGACACAGACCCTCACAGGAATATTGGGAATTATGTGGAGCAGCATATGATCCCACAGTTTAAAGAACTGGTCTCTACCTACAAACCATCACTGATATTTGCTGACGGAGAGTGGTTCAATACCGCGGAAGAATGGCATTCGGCAGAGCTGATCTCCTGGTATTACAATTTGATGGGAGAGGAGGCCGTGGTGAATAACCGCTGGGGCTCGGGCAGCGACATAGGCTTTTTGACGCCGGAATATAGCGCAGGCCTTGAAGCCATGGAAAGACCATGGGCAGAAGTCAGAAGCCTGAGCAGGTCATTCGGCCTGAACCGGAATGAGGGCCTCAACGACTACATGGCTCCCCGCGAACTCATCCATTTTTTTACAACTACCGTGGCTAATGGCGGTGGCCTCATCCTCAACGTTGGCCCCGGTGCAGACGGTATGATCCCTTTGCTTCAACAGGAGCGCCTCCTGCAATTGGGTGAATGGCTCAAAATAAACGGTGAAGCCATCTACGGAGCAGAAATGAACAGCAAGACCAGTGAGAAGTATGAAGCAAAACTATCCAGAGTTGAGGCTAATATTAACTTTGACCTCGTCAGGGATACTCCGGGCTACCCTGTTAAAGAAGACAATTTTACTGCCGTCTGGCAAGGTTACATTCAGCCGGAATACTCCGAAACCTATAGCTTTAGCGCAGAGGCGGATGATGCCATCAAGGTCTGGATTGATGGAAAGTTGGTGGTGGATACCGAGGCTGATAATGTTTCTCCTATAAAGTTGAAAGCCGGAAAAAGATATGCCTTTAAAGCACAATACCATGAAAGTACTCACGATGCCAGCGCGAGGTTGTTCTGGGCCTCTAAGAGCCAGGGAGAAGGGGTGGTTCCATCTGATAGCTTTTACAAAAGTGATCAGGGGGATGAGCATGGCTTGGCGGCTACCTATTCCTCTGAAAGAGAATGGTTGCTCTATACACGTAACCATAATAACCTCTATGCCATAGCCCTGGAGTGGCCTGAAAGTGAACTTGCCCTGAAGTTGCCTGAGCCTAAGCCCAACACAAAAATATCCCTCTTAGGAAGGGAAGGGTACCTGTCCTGGCAATACGACCAGGGAACTTTAACGATAGATGTTAGTGAGATAGGCTATAATGACATACCCGGAAAATATGCATGGACATTTAAAATAGAAGATTATCAATGA
- a CDS encoding sodium:solute symporter family protein → MKLELIDVVIIVGYLVLTIALGFYFSKKASKDLQAYFLGGKTIPWWILGVSNASGMFDITGTMWLVSMCFVYGLKSAWLPWIWPTFNQVFLMVYLSVWLRRSNVMTGAEWLEKRFGNGRGAELSQLVVVIFALISVVGFIAYTFKGIGKFSQTFLPWDLEPDTYALILIGFTSLYVIKGGMYSVVITELIQFVIMTIASVAVGIIAMNLVSPEMLAEHIPEGWKNVFFGSHLELDWTGIINSVNTKISEDGFTWFSFFVMMMLFKGVLVSMAGPVPNYDMQRILATKTAKDAAKMSGLVSLVMYFPRYMLVTGLTILAIVFLGPKISTESGFDFEMILPYSINNFIPVGFTGLLLAGLIAAFMSTYAATVNAAPVYFVNDIYKKYIKPDGSRKLYVRASYIASFVIIVLGISFGFIIESINSVTQWIFGALFGGYTAANLLKWYWWRFNGFGYFWGMMAGLAASLILPFLFPEVQPLYAFPFILLVSLVGSIGGSLLTRPDNEETLIDFYKSVRPWGWWGPVKKMTMERYPDFQPNKNAGRDAFNIVIGMIWQFTLVVMPIYLVIRELWPMLIAFLIFAVASVILKKNWLDKLEND, encoded by the coding sequence ATAGACGTAGTAATCATTGTTGGCTACCTGGTTTTGACCATTGCCCTTGGGTTTTACTTTTCTAAAAAAGCTTCCAAAGACCTGCAAGCCTACTTTTTGGGAGGTAAAACCATTCCCTGGTGGATATTGGGCGTCTCAAATGCTTCCGGTATGTTTGACATCACCGGCACCATGTGGCTGGTGTCTATGTGCTTCGTCTATGGGCTTAAAAGTGCATGGTTGCCATGGATCTGGCCAACGTTCAATCAGGTATTTCTGATGGTTTATTTATCCGTCTGGTTGCGCAGGTCCAATGTAATGACCGGTGCCGAATGGCTGGAAAAACGCTTTGGCAATGGCCGTGGAGCAGAGCTTTCGCAGTTGGTGGTAGTTATTTTTGCATTGATCAGTGTGGTTGGCTTTATCGCCTACACCTTTAAAGGAATTGGTAAGTTTTCCCAAACCTTCCTGCCCTGGGATCTGGAACCCGATACTTATGCACTTATTCTGATTGGTTTTACCTCGCTCTATGTCATCAAAGGCGGAATGTATAGTGTGGTCATCACCGAGCTTATCCAGTTTGTGATCATGACCATTGCCTCCGTGGCCGTAGGGATTATCGCCATGAACCTCGTGAGTCCCGAAATGCTGGCAGAGCACATCCCGGAAGGCTGGAAAAATGTATTCTTCGGGTCGCACCTTGAACTGGACTGGACGGGCATCATCAATTCTGTCAACACCAAAATTAGTGAAGACGGTTTTACATGGTTCTCATTCTTTGTGATGATGATGCTCTTCAAAGGCGTGCTTGTAAGTATGGCAGGCCCCGTGCCTAACTACGATATGCAGAGGATCCTGGCAACCAAAACTGCAAAAGATGCTGCCAAAATGAGCGGCCTGGTATCGCTGGTGATGTATTTTCCGCGCTACATGCTCGTTACAGGCCTTACCATTCTGGCTATAGTATTTCTTGGTCCAAAGATCAGTACGGAATCAGGCTTTGATTTTGAAATGATCCTGCCTTATTCTATCAATAATTTCATTCCTGTCGGTTTTACAGGGCTGCTGCTAGCCGGATTAATTGCTGCATTTATGTCAACTTATGCCGCTACTGTCAATGCAGCCCCTGTATATTTTGTTAATGACATCTACAAAAAATACATCAAACCGGACGGCAGCAGAAAGCTGTATGTGCGGGCCAGCTACATTGCCTCCTTCGTGATCATTGTGCTGGGTATTTCTTTTGGTTTCATTATCGAATCCATCAATTCCGTAACTCAGTGGATATTCGGTGCCCTGTTCGGTGGCTACACCGCAGCCAACCTGTTGAAGTGGTACTGGTGGAGGTTCAACGGCTTTGGTTATTTCTGGGGCATGATGGCCGGTCTGGCAGCTTCACTGATATTGCCTTTCCTGTTTCCTGAGGTTCAGCCGCTTTACGCCTTCCCGTTTATTCTCCTGGTCTCCTTGGTTGGGTCAATAGGAGGCTCTCTGCTCACCAGGCCGGATAATGAAGAAACCCTCATCGACTTCTACAAAAGCGTAAGGCCCTGGGGCTGGTGGGGACCGGTTAAAAAAATGACCATGGAAAGATATCCTGACTTTCAGCCGAATAAGAATGCAGGCAGGGATGCTTTTAATATCGTGATTGGAATGATCTGGCAGTTTACCCTTGTCGTTATGCCGATCTACCTGGTTATAAGAGAATTGTGGCCGATGCTGATCGCATTTTTGATTTTCGCTGTAGCATCCGTGATCCTAAAGAAAAACTGGCTCGACAAGCTGGAAAATGATTAA